A single Argentina anserina chromosome 7, drPotAnse1.1, whole genome shotgun sequence DNA region contains:
- the LOC126803419 gene encoding uncharacterized protein LOC126803419 has protein sequence MTHSTPYYPKANGQAEASNKVVINVLKRMIADKPRDWHNLLSETLWALRTSKRSATGTTPFALTYGHDAVLLVEMRVKALRVAEQNGLTTEDYQQAMLQELEELDHARLDAYNNINAQKRALARAYNKRVRGKTFAENDLVWKAVLPETLKDPRYGKWSPR, from the coding sequence ATGACTCACTCTACTCCCTATTACCCTAAAGCAAATGGTCAGGCTGAAGCATCTAACAAAGTGGTCATCAATGTGCTCAAACGGATGATAGCTGATAAACCGCGTGATTGGCATAATCTTTTGTCTGAAACGTTGTGGGCTCTCCGCACTTCGAAACGATCTGCTACAGGAACTACTCCTTTTGCTCTGACATATGGTCATGATGCCGTGCTTCTAGTAGAGATGAGGGTCAAAGCCCTACGGGTTGCAGAGCAAAATGGTTTGACAACCGAAGACTATCAACAAGCCATGCTGCAAGAACTGGAAGAACTTGATCATGCTCGATTAGATGCTTACAACAACATTAACGCTCAAAAGCGTGCATTGGCTCGAGCATACAACAAACGGGTTAGGGGGAAAACTTTCGCAGAAAACGATTTGGTATGGAAAGCAGTCCTTCCTGAGACATTGAAGGATCCGCGATATGGGAAATGGTCACCTAGATGA